From a single Bufo bufo chromosome 9, aBufBuf1.1, whole genome shotgun sequence genomic region:
- the LOC120979001 gene encoding WAP four-disulfide core domain protein 2-like translates to MKLYLLMAFLVELTCVHGADVTESPPDAGKPGVCPVLDPFALEVCFPKCKSDLDCEGVRKCCKTSCNGYQCQIPDEKAGSCPPPEDTNGTTCNPSGLCSSDNKCDGEQKCCPNACNSKSCQNPV, encoded by the exons ATGAAGCTTTACCTTCTGATGGCATTTCTGGTGGAACTGACGTGTGTCCACGgggcagatgtgacagagtcgccCCCAGACGCAG GTAAGCCGGGGGTATGTCCAGTGCTGGATCCTTTTGCCCTTGAGGTTTGCTTCCCAAAATGCAAGAGCGACTTAGATTGTGAAGGTGTCCGCAAATGTTGTAAGACCTCATGTAACGGATATCAGTGCCAGATCCCGGATG AGAAGGCCGGGTCCTGCCCTCCTCCTGAGGACACCAATGGGACAACCTGCAACCCAAGCGGTCTTTGCTCCTCCGATAACAAATGTGATGGGGAACAGAAGTGCTGCCCCAACGCCTGCAACAGCAAATCCTGCCAGAATCCG GTATGA